The proteins below are encoded in one region of Vanessa tameamea isolate UH-Manoa-2023 chromosome Z, ilVanTame1 primary haplotype, whole genome shotgun sequence:
- the LOC113401766 gene encoding catalase gives MASRDPASDQLVDYKKAVKDSPGYITTKYGVPVGVTTAIQTVGKNGPALLQDAQFLDEISSFDRERIPERVVHAKGAGAFGYFEVTHDISKYSAAKVFENIGKRTPIAVRFSTVGGESGSADTVRDPRGFAVKFYTDDGNWDLVGNNTPIFFIRDPTLFPSFIHTQKRNPATHLKDADMFWDFMTLRPETMHQLIYLFGDRGIPDGYRFMNGYGSHTFRLVNAQGVAHWVKFHYKTNQGIKNLPVDRAAELASSDPDYSIRDLYNAIGKGDYPSWTFYIQVMTMAQGESCKFNPFDLTKVWPHSEYPLIPVGKLVLDRNPKNYFAEVEQIAFSPSNLVPGIEPSPDKMLQGRLFAYSDTHRHRLGANYLQIPVNCPYRVTVSNYQRDGPQTICNQEGAPNYFPNSFSGPQECPRAQRLQPRYHVSGDVDRYDSGQTEDNFSQASLLYKTVYSDAEKQRVVNNLTGNLKDAAGFIQERAIKLLTQVHPDLGSKVAAGLGPYKKYHANL, from the exons atggctTCAAGAGACCCTGCTTCTGATCAACTTGTTGATTACAAGAAAGCCGTTAAG gATTCACCAGGTTATATCACCACTAAATATGGTGTACCTGTTGGAGTGACGACGGCTATTCAAACTGTTGGAAAGAATGGTCCAGCCTTACTTCAAGATGCCCAGTTTCTTGATGAGATATCTTCCTTTGACAGGGAGCGTATTCCAGAAAGAGTAGTCCATGCTAAAGGAGCTGGTGCTTTTGGTTACTTTGAGGTAACTCATGATATTTCAAAGTACTCAGCTGCGAAAGTCTTCGAGAATATTGGCAAGAGGACACCCATTGCTGTCAGATTCTCTACAGTTGGAGGCGAAAGTGGTTCAGCAGATACAGTCCGTGATCCTCGAGGTTTTGCTGTTAAATTCTACACTGATGATGGAAACTGGGATCTTGTTGGAAATAATACACCAATCTTCTTTATTAGAGATCCTACTCTATTTCCAAGTTTCATCCACACACAGAAGAGAAATCCTGCAACTCACTTGAAGGATGCTGATATGTTCTGGGACTTTATGACTCTTAGACCAGAGACAATGCACCAGCTCATATACTTGTTTGGTGACCGAGGTATTCCTGATGGCTATAGGTTCATGAATGGTTATGGTTCCCACACATTCAGACTTGTTAATGCTCAAGGAGTAGCTCACTGGGTAAAATTCCATTACAAGACTAACCAAGGTATTAAGAACTTACCTGTAGATAGAGCTGCTGAGCTTGCTTCCTCTGACCCTGATTATTCTATTAGAGATCTTTACAATGCTATTGGAAAGGGTGATTACCCCTCTTGGACTTTTTACATTCAAGTCATGACAATGGCTCAAGGTGAAAGCTGCAAATTTAATCCATTTGATTTGACAAAGGTTTGGCCTCACAGTGAATATCCTCTTATTCCTGTGGGTAAATTAGTTTTGGATAGGAACCCCAAAAATTACTTTGCAGAGGTTGAACAAATAGCTTTCAGTCCATCAAACTTGGTCCCTGGCATTGAGCCATCACCTGACAAGATGTTACAAGGACGTCTTTTTGCATACAGTGACACTCATCGTCACCGTCTTGGAGCAAATTACCTTCAGATACCAGTCAACTGCCCATACCGTGTGACTGTATCTAATTACCAACGTGATGGACCACAGACAATATGTAACCAAGAAGGTGCACCCAATTATTTCCCTAATTCTTTCTCTGGACCCCAGGAATGCCCCAGAGCGCAACGTCTTCAACCAAGATACCATGTGAGCGGAGATGTTGACAGATATGACAGTGGTCAAACAGAAGATAACTTCTCACAGGCTAGCTTGTTGTACAAGACAGTCTACAGCGATGCCGAAAAACAGCGTGTTGTAAATAATCTTACTGGGAACTTGAAAGATGCTGCTGGTTTTATTCAAGAGCGTGCAATCAAATTGCTGACCCAGGTTCATCCAGACCTCGGTAGTAAGGTAGCAGCTGGACTCGGACCATACAAAAAATACCATGCCAACTTGTAA
- the LOC113401751 gene encoding Y-box factor homolog — protein MADTEKAPQPQPQQQQQPEQQPQNQQAKAAKQKQVIAEKVSGTVKWFNVKSGYGFINRNDTKEDVFVHQTAIVRNNPRKAVRSVGDGEAVEFAVVAGEKGFEAAGVTGPGGEPVKGSPYAADKRRGFPRQFYTRPGGGRGGEGAPRRGGMGRRGPPPNQGGAQGDEGQEGGGPPQRSYFRRNYRGGRRGGASRPMYRGGYRYVRPRNNQGQNPNQGQGPRQNGQEEEVQASASTAQVQSKGKANKAAGTTIETTTNESQA, from the exons ATGGCTGATACCGAAAAGGCGCCGCAGCCGCAGCCCCAACAGCAGCAGCAACCTGAACAACAACCACAAAACCAGCAAGCTAAGGCGGCTAAACAAAAGCAGGTCATTG CTGAAAAGGTTTCGGGCACTGTAAAATGGTTTAACGTCAAGAGTGGATATGGTTTCATCAATAG GAATGACACGAAAGAGGATGTATTTGTACACCAGACGGCGATCGTCCGTAACAACCCACGTAAGGCTGTGCGCTCGGTCGGCGACGGCGAGGCGGTGGAGTTCGCTGTGGTGGCCGGCGAGAAAGGCTTTGAAGCAGCCGGAGTGACCGGCCCCGGCGGTGAGCCGGTCAAGGGCTCGCCCTACGCTGCCGACAAGCGTCGCGGCTTCCCACGCCA ATTCTACACTCGGCCTGGAGGCGGACGTGGTGGCGAGGGCGCTCCCCGCAGAGGTGGCATGGGACGTCGTGGACCCCCACCCAATCAAGGGGGCGCGCAGGGGGATGAAGGCCAAGAAGGTGGAGGTCCACCGCAGCGTAG CTACTTCCGTCGCAATTATCGCGGAGGACGCCGCGGTGGCGCTTCACGGCCCATGTACCGTGGCGGGTACCGGTACGTGCGCCCGCGCAATAATCAGGGTCAAAATCCAAACCAAGGTCAAGGCCCTCGGCAGAATGGTCAGGAGGAAGAAGTTCAAGCTTCTGCTTCCACGGCGCAGGTACAGAGCAAGGGCAAGGCTAACAAGGCCGCGGGTACCACCATCGAGACCACCACTAATGAAAGCCAGGCTTGA